From Anopheles darlingi chromosome 2, idAnoDarlMG_H_01, whole genome shotgun sequence, the proteins below share one genomic window:
- the LOC125949424 gene encoding protein THEM6, translating to MFSCVLLVGLLVLYIIWDVNYFLRCVVTLGYGMLFQRKRKVTEETSIYSLCTTQDVDIFIRHMNNARYLRELDFARFHFYGLTGIYGKIKAKRGGAVQGASSVRYRRTIPIFNAYKITTRLVWWDEKAIYLEQQFITLSDGFVRAVAMSKQCITNVNVIELMKEFPGAEQRPEKPAELQLWLDSIETSSQKLRKDK from the coding sequence ATGTTTTCctgtgtgctgttggtgggcCTGCTGGTTCTCTACATAATATGGGACGTGAACTACTTTCTGCGATGCGTCGTTACGCTCGGATATGGCATGCTGTTCCAGCGTAAGCGGAAGGTAACCGAGGAAACGTCGATCTACAGCCTGTGCACGACGCAGGATGTGGATATCTTCATACGCCACATGAACAACGCACGCTATCTTCGTGAGCTGGACTTTGCTCGTTTCCACTTTTACGGGCTAACCGGCATCTACGGAAAAATCAAAGCCAAGCGGGGCGGCGCAGTGCAGGGAGCGTCCAGTGTGCGTTACAGACGCACGATCCCCATTTTCAACGCTTACAAAATCACGACCCGGCTCGTGTGGTGGGACGAGAAGGCCATCTACCTGGAGCAGCAATTCATTACGCTGAGCGATGGATTTGTGCGGGCCGTGGCCATGTCCAAGCAGTGCATCACCAACGTGAACGTGATCGAGCTGATGAAGGAGTTCCCCGGTGCCGAGCAGCGTCCGGAGAAGCCGGCAGAGCTACAACTTTGGCTTGATTCGATCGAGACGTCCAGCCAGAAGCTGCGCAAGGATAAATAG
- the LOC125949427 gene encoding protein THEM6-like, which translates to MWCFMALVALLYAACDVNYFIRVLFTILHAVLIPYKIKVTDKHTIYGFCTTQDVDFLLNHMNNARYLRELDFCRFYWYARTRFWPLSNAKNLLQGECMVRYRRMLPIFRPYKVETQMVWWDDKSIYFEHRFITLHDGFIRTIAYSRQRSIGTPLLDYIRQFPECHQRPEQPPVLKGWIAANEASSEMLRK; encoded by the exons ATGTGGTGCTTCATGGCTCTGGTCGCCCTGTTGTACGCGGCGTGCGATGTGAATTACTTCATACGCGTGCTGTTCACCATCCTACACGCGGTGCTAATACCATACAAGATCAAGGTCACCGATAAGCATACAATCTACG GCTTCTGTACCACGCAGGATGTGGACTTCCTGCTGAATCACATGAACAATGCTCGCTATCTGCGTGAGCTCGACTTCTGCCGGTTCTACTGGTACGCCCGGACCCGGTTTTGGCCACTGTCGAACGCGAAAAATCTGCTGCAGGGCGAGTGTATGGTGCGATACCGGCGCATGCTGCCCATCTTCCGACCGTACAAGGTGGAAACGCAGATGGTGTGGTGGGACGATAAGTCGATCTACTTCGAGCACCGCTTCATCACACTGCACGATGGTTTCATCCGGACGATCGCCTATTCCCGCCAGCGCTCCATCGGAACACCGCTGCTGGATTACATCCGTCAGTTCCCCGAGTGTCACCAGCGGCCCGAGCAACCTCCGGTGCTGAAGGGGTGGATCGCGGCCAACGAGGCGAGCAGCGAAATGCTACGCAAGTAA
- the LOC125949417 gene encoding thioredoxin domain-containing protein 9, producing the protein MEQLIQNQVISAAVQLEKQLDNELDRLESFNTDDLDQLRQQRIQQLKKQAQQRQEWKNNGHGEYSELADEKEFFAMSKKSANIVCHFYRDSTPRCRIVDMHLKILAEKHLEAKFCKVNAERCPFLTERLRIKVIPSIALIKDSKTKDYIVGFTDLGNCDDFSTEMLEWRIAQSGAIEYSGDLLTPPDVKKHKKPANQKTIRGGYDSDDSDIDFDD; encoded by the exons ATGGAGCAATTGATACAGAACCAGGTGATTTCGGCTGCGGTGCAGCTGGAGAAACAGCTCGACAATgagctcgatcgattggaatcCTTCAACACGGACGATCTGGACCAGCTGCGCCAGCAGCGTATCCAGCAGCTCAAGAAACAGGCCCAGCAGCGGCAAGAGTGGAAGAACAACGGACACGGCGAATACAGCGAGCTCGCGGATGAGAAAGAGTTTTTCGCGATGTCCAAAAAGTCGGCTAACATCGTTTGTCACTTCTATCGTGACTCGACCCCACGCTGCCGTATCGTGGACATGCACCTGAAGATCCTGGCCGAGAAGCATCTCGAGGCCAAGTTCTGCAAGGTGAACGCCGAACGCTGTCCTTTCCTGACCGAGCGGCTCCGCATCAAAGTGATACCGAGCATCGCGCTCATCAAGGATAGCAAGACGAAGGACTACATCGTTGGGTtcacggatttgggcaattGTGACGATTTTAGCACTGAGATGCTCGAATGGCGCATCGCACAATCCGGCGCGATCGAATACAGC GGCGATTTGCTTACGCCACCGGATGTGAAAAAACATAAGAAACCAGCGAACCAGAAAACGATCCGAGGCGGCTACGATTCGGATGATTCGGACATCGATTTCGACGATTAG
- the LOC125949334 gene encoding nucleotide exchange factor Sil1 — translation MPKMKPIYVLHFLAVLVIVNAATPNDSTEKSKFVATNEWQEIAEGQGIPQGLHVRINLSTGKKEAKLLVDESATETRTTDGTQESTESSLSLVPGQEVEDHGSRQPPAGSLGGMKLEAIKEALRDIPGNDYKPEDATVSGRYKSYSEIKQELKDANVELQTDSEIMGALLGRFPKSLSNDQELDGLFEDLRYLAHQIDNALEFIDRGGVEQIIWPSLNRTGEQQQRIRVQALTLLGTLAQNNPKAKVSLFERDASAKLLGALGRATASEEISAAVYAFGSLVRKFPFAQKQLLTPHGYSLLYGIWTKPVVELKVKVKALQLVADVVEDYLSVTTERGSSSEPVDAVTVEQYRSTRLTEGLEKTEFCKHAGQFFQAHRAALVADEHLADETVRALRSCRTPLCQPLWSKCALFRHTLLVLRNNLDNRISDDPDLVEYRTEIQLNIDDFLRELYGNGKPKDEL, via the coding sequence ATGCCAAAAATGAAGCCCATTTACGTGCTTCACTTCCTCGCGGTGCTGGTTATCGTGAACGCAGCGACACCGAACGACAGTACGGAGAAATCCAAATTTGTTGCCACCAACGAATGGCAAGAAATCGCAGAAGGTCAAGGCATTCCGCAAGGATTGCACGTCAGGATCAATCTTTCCACCGGCAAGAAGGAGGCTAAACTGTTGGTTGACGAAAGCGCAACTGAAACTCGGACAACAGATGGAACACAAGAAAGTACGGAATCgtctctttcgctcgttccTGGCCAGGAAGTGGAAGACCACGGCAGCCGGCAACCACCAGCGGGATCATTGGGCGGCATGAAACTAGAGGCCATCAAGGAGGCTCTTCGAGACATCCCAGGCAACGACTACAAACCAGAAGATGCTACCGTTAGTGGACGCTACAAAAGTTATTCGGAGATTAAACAAGAACTGAAGGACGCGAACGTGGAGCTGCAAACGGACAGTGAAATCATGGGCGCCCTTTTGGGACGTTTTCCCAAAAGCCTTTCAAACGATCAGGAGCTGGATGGGCTGTTCGAGGATCTTCGCTACCTAGCGCACCAGATCGACAATGCGCTTGAATTCATCGATCGTGGTGGCGTGGAGCAGATCATATGGCCCAGCTTAAATCGAaccggagagcagcagcaacggataCGCGTACAGGCCCTCACGCTACTCGGTACATTAGCACAGAACAATCCCAAAGCAAAGGTATCCCTGTTTGAACGGGACGCCAGTGCTAAACTACTGGGCGCACTAGGGCGTGCCACAGCATCGGAAGAGATATCGGCGGCCGTGTACGCTTTCGGTAGCTTGGTACGAAAGTTCCCGTTCGCCCAAAAGCAACTACTAACACCGCACGGGTATAGCCTACTATACGGCATCTGGACGAAACCGGTGGTCGAGCTGAAGGTTAAGGTGAAAGCGTTGCAGCTGGTTGCGGATGTCGTGGAAGATTATCTAAGCGTAACGACCGAAAGAGGCAGCTCTTCCGAGCCGGTTGACGCCGTAACGGTCGAACAGTACCGTTCCACTCGGCTAACCGAgggtttggagaaaacagagTTCTGTAAGCATGCCGGTCAGTTTTTCCAAGCGCATCGTGCAGCTCTAGTGGCGGATGAACATCTTGCAGACGAAACGGTACGGGCGTTACGATCATGCCGGACCCCCCTTTGCCAGCCACTGTGGTCCAAATGTGCCCTCTTTCGGCATACGCTGCTAGTGCTGCGTAACAATCTCGACAATCGGATATCGGACGATCCGGACCTGGTGGAGTATCGGACCGAAATTCAGCTCAACATCGATGACTTTCTCCGGGAGCTGTACGGCAACGGCAAGCCCAAGGATGAACTGTGA
- the LOC125949309 gene encoding myb-like protein AA, which produces MSLHVSNQSTGRRSTQVYPSGFGAPPGASSTTGGASANNSTPTNGSGGGGGRSSKGGSGGKQSMIPVLTTTPVASSNETATVGANITTSHLPQWEKLQQQYQQDHQQQLILAKQQQQQQQQQQQQQQQQQQQQSATAQQGGPVAKETKKQANTNGSSNNGTSNGSADKGVAASTGGAATQPVVSETVPKVRDSPRSSGRSVTPQQQQKQQVATEQATVAGTPPKTPEKQKQPPSSGNNSGSKQQQQVLQQQQQQQQQQLKQQRDEIKAAAVASGASLLAEKPPHGLGVDGDEMESLLLEPWDNEEDQDDDKCLIHYVEAPPGPANPSKPGTVSDASPKEAVGGAAIDEPLISRPLRSISGRRSTRPIANIMLTHRRSNELNDSVSSMNVTVGSDIHNDSLRTPLSASRKRKDLSPQSVTAGGDAAGGEGLESPKRARLDFSGFLDMVSTPVTMLKNRLSRVRLHTTSTPGSLGDTEQPLATALEEESSAAVPITTATVADDEPAANDSNKSSMQVDAVEEQLADDKKGEKKVVAGVGENSDVVIEEGEEVQVKDVTDKQKQWCSIM; this is translated from the coding sequence ATGTCGCTGCATGTGTCGAATCAGTCGACCGGACGCCGGTCGACACAGGTGTATCCGAGCGGATTCGGGGCCCCTCCCGGGGCTAGCTCTACCACCGGTGGCGCGAgcgccaacaacagcacaccaaccaacggatcgggaggcggtggtggacgCTCATCGAAGGGTGGTTCCGGTGGCAAGCAATCGATGATTCCCGTGCTCACTACAACGCCGGTTGCTAGCAGCAACGAAACTGCTACCGTAGGCGCTAATATCACGACGTCGCATTTACCTCAGTGGgaaaagctgcagcagcaataccagcaagaccatcagcagcagctcattttggccaaacagcagcaacagcagcaacagcagcagcagcagcaacagcagcagcagcagcagcagcaatctgcGACAGCACAGCAAGGTGGTCCAGTTGCtaaggaaacgaaaaagcaaGCTAACACtaatggtagcagcaacaacggtacAAGCAATGGTTCTGCCGATAAGGGGGTGGCTGCTAGCACCGGCGGTGCTGCTACCCAGCCAGTGGTTTCCGAAACCGTTCCGAAAGTTCGTGACAGTCCCCGTTCCAGTGGTCGCTCGGTAAcacctcagcaacagcagaagcaacaggtGGCGACAGAGCAGGCCACTGTTGCTGGCACTCCGCCAAAAACaccggaaaagcaaaagcagccTCCATCATCGGGTAACAATAgtggcagcaagcagcagcaacaggtcctgcagcagcagcagcagcagcagcagcagcaattgaaaCAGCAGCGAGATGAGATTAAGGCGGCCGCTGTTGCGTCGGGGGCGTCACTGTTGGCCGAGAAACCACCCCACGGCCTCGGTGTAGATGGTGATGAGATGGaatcgttgctgctggaaccatGGGACAATGAGGAAGATCAAGACGATGACAAATGTCTCATTCATTATGTGGAGGCACCGCCTGGCCCTGCTAATCCTTCCAAGCCGGGAACAGTGAGCGATGCATCACCGAAAGAGGCTGTCGGAGGTGCCGCAATCGATGAACCGTTGATCAGTCGTCCTTTGCGTTCGATCTCGGGTCGTCGATCAACGCGCCCGATCGCCAACATCATGCTGACGCACCGCCGTTCGAACGAACTGAACGACTCCGTTTCGAGCATGAACGTCACGGTCGGATCGGACATTCACAACGACAGTCTACGCACACCACTGTCTGCTTCTCGCAAGCGCAAGGATCTGAGTCCGCAGTCGGTTACAGCAGGCGGTGACGCTGCCGGCGGCGAGGGCCTCGAAAGTCCCAAGCGGGCTCGTTTGGATTTTAGCGGATTCCTCGACATGGTCTCGACCCCTGTCACGATGCTCAAGAATCGGCTGTCACGTGTGCGACTGCACACAACGAGCACTCCGGGATCGCTAGGAGATACTGAGCAACCGTTGGCCACCGCGCTCGAAGAGGAATCGAGCGCCGCTGTACCGATTACGACTGCGACggtggctgatgatgagccAGCCGCCAATGACAGTAATAAGTCGTCGATGCAGGTCGATGCGGTCGAGGAGCAACTGGCAGACGATAAAAAGGGCGAGAAGAAGGTTGTTGCGGGTGTCGGGGAAAACTCCGATGTCGTGatcgaagaaggagaagaggtgCAGGTTAAGGATGTCACGGACAAGCAGAAACAATGGTGTAGTATTATGTAA